The DNA sequence cacctATTCACTTTTATTGCATATGATTAGCATGAGTATTCTTCAGAACTTACACTTTCTCTTATAGTGTTGAACGGAAGGTTTGTAAATGAAATGAgagtcagtaaatgatgacagaactttgggTGAAAAAATTCCTTCTGCAGACTTTCCATAAAGCAACAACCATTTTCGACTTTTCTGAGTACACACTTAAACAGGTGTGAaggaaatttttaattaattataactaacATTCTTTTTCTTGCAGgattaacatttatatgcttttgagAACGAAATGCCCCAGCACTTGAAAATACtttgtttatattacattactgcattttttaatcTTTCTACTACAGTACTCTACTATAGTACTGTacttttaaaatctatttttattattttgtttgatctttttttatttttatttatttgtttttacatttttcacactGTTTTTGCCACAGACCTCTTACCGCTCCCTTTTCCAcgccagtttgaaaacccctgcacTAAAACATAACAGGATTTAATTAACTGTAGATGGTGGTAAAAAGAATATGTTTTACCATAAAGACTCAATCCCTCTTTCTCTCCTGACTGAAGTTTAAAGACGGAAGGATGCAGCTCAGATTTAAAGATCTGTAGTGCACTGAGGAAAAAGTGCAAACAGGTTTTTACAGCTCTAAAAAGGTGTATGAACAGAACAAATAAAGGAAGGGACTTGTTCATACAACCAACCTGTATGTGTCCCTGTCGATGTACACAACATCTTTCCTGCaaaataatgaatgaacaaaacgaacaaaacagatttttatacttttttatactatgtacagcactttggtcaaccttgggtgtttttaaatgtgatttataaataaataaatattgtattgtattgtactcactggaaaaataagaaaaaaacattttttaaatgagtgGCTGATACATCAATGTCTTACAGCGTGTACGTCAGGAACTTGAATATGGGGATGCCTACACTGCTGTCCTCCAGCTCTGAGCCGACTCTTCTCCTCTCTAGACACTTCAACAGTCCTCCTATTGACCTCATCTACAACAAAGAACATCATCATGATATGTATGTTCATTTGTTCAGAATCAGCATAAAACATCTCTGATGCCTCACCATCAGCACCGAGTCTAATGGGATACAGGAGGAGAGATACGGGATTTTCTCACTCTCTGTGATGTTGGGAGGGAGAAACGGGAGGTGTGCTGAGAGGAGTCGCTGTCTGCTGATCTCCAGACCTGCAGAGGATGGGAGAGGATCAATTACTGTGACCGAATCTTCACTAAGCTgatgaaacactgcaaaattTCATGCACACATGTGCAGTTCATGCACAcatgcgattaatttttttccagtttaacgcattaaaaatattaacgcaattaaattttttctcaattgcttaaacacatttcttgaaactatgCCTCGTATTCTCAAAACAGTATACACAAATCCATAACGTCTCACCCaattccccaaacatcctattttcaggtcaaaatgaagctctacactcaaaaccattcactCTTGCTGAAAAACCAAACTTTGCCCTCACTATAATACAATACGCACTACAACATAGTCTTAAATTCTGcaataaattcaaaacaacattttcaaaactGGTAAGTTATGTTGCTTGTGGTTCCCCCCTCAAAAACCTTTTCACATGATGAACACAAAAGACACAATCAATGTATacattgcacatttttattcattcataacacagtaaaaaaataaaaattataataaaataattaataaaattaaaaattattagcTCTTTGGTCTGGGTCAAGACAGAGAATCTCATCCACATCACAATTGGCCCTAACCGGGCAGCGGGGGTAAAATCCTCTACATGACTGCCTGATCCACCCCTGGCATGCATATGTCTAGGCAGGCTTCTTCCGTGGCCTGGAGGAGGTGAACAAAGATATAAGGCTCTCAGTCATACACTTTCCACTGCCATGCCGAAAAAAACTCCTCTATCAGGTTTAGGACTGAAACTCTATCTGTATGCAAGGCAATTTGATGCATTTCTTTATTATAGTAGCATAGTGCAACAGTGTATGCGTTGTCACAGCACAGAGTACAGAACTCAAAAGTTACTGTACAGAGCAGTCTTACTCTAAGTACACCTACCTATTTTCCTCCCTGAAGGTTCTGATGATGGAGGCAACGGTGAAGCGACTCAATTTGGCTGTAGTcattgcccagcctccctcatagtCATACCATGGACAAGGACAAGGTCAACTAAAGTGGCGTGTCTCCTTGCCCTTGCTTGTTCTCATCCTCCTTCTCTACCTCCTCCTCATCCACCTCCTCcttcacctcctcctcctccttcacgtcctcctcctcctcctccttcacgtcctcctcctcctcctcctctcctctccctcttcctcctctccctCCTCGACCTATTCCTTCATTTCTCTGTGGATCCATTATTCAAAACTCAATGAACTGATTCAGGCCCTTTTATCTATCTACTGAAGGATCTGATTGACGTATGTTCAAATTTGACTCTTAGTGTTTTTACCTGGGGAATTGTGTGCTAATTGAGCTCAAGCTGTGCTTACTTAAGTGAACAGTATTGAATGCTAGTGCTTTCAAAATGACCACTTGGTGTACGCAATAAGAAATTAAGggatttgtgtgtagagttCTGCAGTGACAGCTCAACAAATCTGACTCATGTGTCAAAACAGGGGAGTAGTGTTTAGAGTTTAGGGGAttgggtgtgctttttgataaatgccgttatggttttgaaagtttagttcaaaagcctggttatagtgttttaacaatcgagaaaaactgtaatgcagcatccgtttttttctgtcatcctttggctagcattgcaatatatgatcacgctcttattcatgcaaatgcttttaaaccatttaaagggttagttcacccaaaaatgaaaataatgtcattaattactcaccctcatgccattccacacccttaagaccttcgttaatcttcagaatgcaaattaagatatttttgttgaaatcaagatctctctcaagatccattaatgtactaaaaacatatttaaatcagttcatgtgagtacagtggttcaatattaatattataaagtgacgagaatatttttggtgcaccaaaaaacaaaataacgacttatatagtgatggccaatttcaaaacactgcttcctgaagcttcggagcgttatgaatcagcgtgtcgaatcagcggttcaaagtcacgtgatttcagcagtttggtggtttgacgcgcgatccgaatcatgattcgacacgctgattcataatgctccaaagcttcctgaagcagtgttttgaaagaggcctgcatagccattgcttgctatgcaggcctcactgagccatcggatttcaacaaaaatatcttaatttgtgttccgaagatgaacgaaggtcttacgggtgtggaaaggcatgagggtgagtaattaatgacagaattttcatttttgggtgaactaaccctttaagcgcgccaaaagagaaaatgagaacacgctgtctgtgaatgtcctgtcaCACACACGACGCACAGAAAGACGCGCGCCATCGTGCGCACGGAAGGCGCACCAGAATCGAGTTCTCTGTCACACTTGAACGAACAATAACAGTAtcagttaaaatgaaaatatcacttttgtcaagtatcctcataagagcagccttgaatgagttaaataaagtctcaAAACAAAAGCTGTGAGAAAGTGGGATGCGTGTGAGATCCGCCTCGTGCAGCAGCGGTAgcctttaaagtgacagcaaccatTGCTGTCTGCCATTGAAGataatgaaagaacaaaggtaacagagaaaattactcactgctcttgactaaagaacttttgtagctttaataatgattaatctatgtttaatttaggctataaatTATTAAGTACAGACTGTTtggtaactttattcaatttctgtattttctgttaGACATAGGAAaggcacaggtaaatatgacatttattatgggtttatgtgaggattgttctaagttcacttaaattataagttgttatatttttgaagcctaataaatgtaaaaaaataaataaataaaaaaaagagaaatctttcaattacactgtaatgttgaatggctataattcatgtttaaaatttgGAGAAAAAATCAATTTCGTCGAGACATCACAGGGCTCTACAGTGCGACCATTTCAGTCGCATTTGCAACTAAAAATAACTGCGTGCgactgtgaaaaaatatttaggcgcACCAGTGCGAGTGACCCGATCGATTCTCATGAACAGATCTATAATACAATCGGAATAAAAAGCACAACTCCCAAAATGCATCTACACTGAACAACAGTTATTTTTCATACTGCAATCGGCTGCTTTTCATACCTTCATTCAAAGACTTTACTTCAGTCAGCAGAGCAAGTGCAAAAGACGTGCACGAAGGACTACACTTCAAAGATTGTTTACAAGCTGAAACAGGTATGACGCACTTACCAGACCATCTCATGCTGCAGATGTTTCAGCCAAATTAACTGGAAATACTACATTTGGATTATCATAAGCAAGGTCGGAAATTAACGGgggcttggggcaaaaatgcctctaaaaattaattaaaaaaaaaaaacacagttatGAATGCCCGTGCGCATACTTTCACTTTTTAAGTAGCAGCAATTCTTATTCTAAAAAATtctagaaaatatttattatacgaaaaacacaacaacaaaacagtacaatgacaaactcgCTTAAATATGCGCGTTTACATTTCACTTTGCAAATGTTCTTCCATCGTCTTGTCATTCAGAAAAGTGAGGCGAAATGGGCGAAGTgaggtgaaatctgactcctgcagTTGATCTGTGCTGGACTCCCATTCGGCTCACTGAATTGAGCAGAGGCGTTCCGTTTTAACTGTAGTGTCTATtctctaactgaactaaatgaaaattaaaacgACGTTGGGAGCTGTGCTGCGGTCACGGTGGGCAAGTGATATAACCGGTGTTGCTGCTGAACACCAGTAACATTGTCTATCGCAGCTGTTTCTCCGAGTATTGGCATGATTGCAAATGTGTTACTTATCTTATTGAAGTCCAATAAACAAGTAGATATTAAGTGACTTAACATTAGACACAatactgtctgtttttgctctatttcgtgaaaatagtttcaaacaaagccacacCAGAACTGTTGGCGTCTCCAAGCAACTgtgattttgaatgaatctgcTCTTTGAAAATCTGAATGAATGACTAGCACATTAagatttaccgccacctactggcggttttattttcatatttacactttacataggctgtttttacttaaatatcccacttttaaagtttttttttgttgttttttttttacatatttctattcaaaaaattgtatttaccaATGAGCTGCATGAAGTAGTCCATGTAAATGTGTCTAAGCTTCTGTGTCACTTCTGCAGTTGCAAACATGGATTTTTTGATGATTTCTTTTGATTGGAGACACAGTCTCATTGGGTGTTATTGttctaactgaatttattgtttaacatttaaaaacaaattttctattttaatttaacaaattgacgaaatatgatgcatacatttaataagtttAGAAAAAATGctcttataatggtaaaaatgcccctagaaattaatttaaagggtaagggttaaaaaaaaaaaaaaggataatggagatataattaattttcagGGCTCGATAATAAGGACTGtccgatggcccggggccagtgtgaacgacgatcgggacagtagacggaactgtcacttgcccgatcgggccagtgctgtagggtgtgcgttatatatcgtctatgatatcgtaattgttgatttaacgatctgatattatcgagtatgtccctcactttacaaaaaacaaaaaaaaaaaacacacccattgagtGCACGCATGCACTACGTGACGTAGTCTAGTATGTTAGAATAGTGCGCGTGCACATTTAGATTGCACGCTTTCGCtgcgtgatttagtctattaaaatgcctttagaatgccccagaattcaagataatgggcagaaatgcccctgtatatatttcatatttatatcatttaatatagttaaccaatattacacAAAGAGCgccgtttttctccaaatattagcatgattacaaatgtgatattgattttattcagcgtacagtttaatgaacaaCAACTTAATATCGAGTGACTTACATTTAAGACACCAAATCGTCTGTTTCACTGTATTTCGccaacaaaaatagttccaaagtccacagaaatctctgagcaacacttcctgaatgaatcagccgtttgaatgaataggttgaatctcaatgattcgctcattaacagtgattcgctgccacctactggcgggtttaatgtcacatttaaagtgtcttcatttttttttaataatttcaaataacagtatttaacgttttatattctcaacattaaaaacatttttatgcatctataactgctcttgactgattaactttaataaagtttaatctataGCCTAGTTATAGTtagttatacattagattacaatttctatacctgaaaatctcctgtttaaacctacatgaaaaTCTTGAAAAGcaccatttatttcatttatatgtttgttctgttgtatttatttgtgctattactcgtaatttgattatttgttactattttattacttactgtttatttgtctaacaatatttaatataagtgagttaatctagtagcttttggtgtcataaccctatttattgaggttaaatgtaacaaagacaatgaaaacaataactatgtttattttataggcccattttcttgtcttttacttttattaattttttgttgtggtgccagtgaaaattttggcggggcaagtaaaaatttgatcCACTGGCCCGACTGGGCCaatagaaaaaatccttagcattGAGCCctgattttgaagttttattaagtgttaacaatgagattatgtggtttttataatcaattaacactgcttttgtcagttaagagagagttagttactttgcttcatggcCATGTGGTTTTTTGcatgtgtctgaatgatgtcacatcctgtcacatgatattgaccacatgacttaaatggtccaaaatggtccctttatactggttactctgaatgacaatcaatgaaattcatttttctggacattctttctcataacaaagcaacgacttctacacataattttaaaaccatgttgcaatatgttgatatatgatgttataaaatcatgccagaataaaaaaatatatacatttattacattttaagatattttaatcacaaatgaaatggctgtattggcctttagatggttaaaccgaatgaccttttgacacttcaaaatctttaaaatacctttatatgtagcaaaatataattaaaaccttttggattcaataaaagataTATAGTTGTACtgccttacatactttggatgtcatatctttgtttttcattattattaaggcctttggacaaaaaaaaaaattacccgtcatgtcattgacccatatatcaAAGattttttgtgtcatttttggAGTTCTACAGAATCTCCATCcaggaaaagagcagcattaaCATCCTGTTAAACTACACAGAATAACAAATTTTCCTGGAATTATGATagagagcaaaataaaaataacaataataataagaagttTAAGTAGAATATCAATATGTTGGCTTTTCCAAGCCAACATAACTATTTGTGAACACTTACCAAAGTTTGCATTTGGAAACATCACCATTTCAGGCTTATAATCAGGATTTAATTCTGAAATTGAAGCAAAGTTTGATAGTATGACGCTTTttgcacaaaacaaacaaacaaacaaaacaaaaaacaacaaagtgAGAGATGATCTTGCTGATCATCTAAAATTATGATTTAGagaaaattaaaactattaCCAAGCCTTTCGAGAAACTGCGTCAAGCTCTGCTCTTGTTTGGCACTTGTTATTATGACGTTTGGACTCAGCTCTTGAATGACTGAAACATAAAATTCATGATGGCAAAAACAAACCAACACAATCAAGCAAAAACATCATGCATTCCTCTACCTACTGCATCTCCAATCAGTGTATTCTGGCTGATACAACCAACAGACGCAAGCAGGGAAATGTATGAAGAAACAACCAACGGGAGACAGATGAAAGAGAGCAAGAAACTAAAGAGACCTCTATGCACCCATGCATGCAAATACAGCAGAAAGCGGGTTGCAGTGGATCCAGTACCTCTATCCAGCAGGTGGAGGTCGCTGTTGTCCATCGTGTCCAGCATGAAATGCAGCGTATAATCGCTACTGTCATAGTAACTCAGCCCAATTTTACCTTGTTGAATAAATACACTcagaaaaatctaaaataaaacaaaattatcaCATCGCTGTGTTACTAACGTAATTAAGTACGTTATAACTgagatattattaaataataataactatttaCCTCAGAGTTTCCCTCATTCTCCTCATCTTCATTTATACTCACAGCGCTACTTTCTGGTTCTTGTAAAATGTTGCTTTCAGCCATATTTCACTatacatttagacatttacacTTATCAAGTCATTCTTGACTTGACTTGTGTTCGAGTatctaaaacaagaaataacGCGCAAATAATATAGGATAATCAgctgttttaatatttgttgttttttctgtgaTATTCGACCAAATGTCGCCGCTGTCTTCTGAGTTCTGACCACAGGCACGAGACACGTCAAGCGCCCTCGAGTCACAAGCGCGTGAATATGGCGCGAAGCACAGAATAAAAACAGATGAATTTTAAttccttttaattttatttaaaaattaattcatttctaCTGTATAGAAGAAAGTAATTTCAAGCAAGACAGTGGccacaaaaagtttttttatttgaatttatccATGAGTGAAATGCTTACATCTCTACGAGGCAATGCTGATAGAAACATTAAAGGCTTCTTGTTAGGATTGTTGTAAAAATAGATACAAGGTtctatgaatttctttatttttgaacATAACTTATAATTATTCAAGATATCCCCAAAAGTTTGCTGTTGttagtggtggtggtggtgttaGCCTacattgtgtctgattttttcGTAATAGAGTCCATTAGTTAAGCTTATTGTGAATAAAGCAATGCCAAAAGAAGTGAGAGCAGGGTGCTGGACCATATGTAAGCAGAACTGGTTGAGATGCCGTTGCAGAGCAGAGTATCACAGCAGTCGTTGGTGAAGGTAAAGTTTAAACCCATGGCATACTTTTCTCCTGTTATTCCACACAGAGCAGGAATAACACAGCTCTTTTCATACAAGATGATCTTAAAATCCcctgttaaagaaaaaaaaaaacacaatgacaaGCAGAGAAATACATGCACAGGCAATTTGTATGGtacctttttaaaaatgtctgtctaatgcaaatttccattttatattaataatcatttatCATTTGTGCTTATGCTCATTGGTGACAGTGACATCCAAAATACTCAACACAGTGATCAATTGAATTTTAAGTTTTCACTGCTTGCAAGTAAATCAAGCACAAAAAAATTCCAATCATCTGTCATAGACTGAATGACATAAATTACACATACATACCTCGCTCTCCTACAGCTTTGCTAGAAAGACAGAGCTGACCCGGTGGACACCTGGTGGGGAACTTGAGACAGTCCAGTGGTGAGATGGAAGGAAATACACATGTATAACAGAACAGAGGAACTGCAAGAGGACAGATAAAGAGACTTATATAAGCAATATTGTAGTAGATGATATTCAAAGATAACAGAGTTAAATaagctttttattttgttagagtgcattgtaaaaaaaaaaaaaaaatcactaaagtGCACCCTAAACACGATTACTTCCTATTCCTAAAAATTACTGTGGTTAATATAAAAGAGTTGAAAAtgacatacatacacacatatacataaaatGTTTAAGAGCTATAAGAGCAGTATACAAGAGCTATTTTAAGTAACAAAGCTTATGAAAGtggaaacacaaatgtgaaaaACAATGACGACTGCTTTATCGATTACTTTTTTACTTACCCACAGATGggagaagacaaaagaagagAATGTATCTAAAAAGTTGagacatatttatatttttttagtctACAATGATTAATCAGCGTATTCTTTTAAAGGTCAGAATGGTCCAGTTTGTACATTATCCGATCTGTATCATCAGTGATCTGATCCTCAACTCAGATGTAAGCAGTAGATTATTTATCTTTTCCTCTAACCCTGCCCTTTAAACATCAAAAATGCATCTCCACCCTAGAACATAATTCAATTCAGTCTTCAGCAGTTTGTTGATACAGCTCTGAGGTCAAAATATCATTGGCAGAGGTCTCTGAATGCCCTTTTATATAAACATGCAGGCagatttatttatgatttaatgCCATATCAGCAGGCTATATTCATCATGGCAAAATCAacagtatttaatttttttttttttttttatataaatattacaatatcatttcagttcattgtttacaaaaaacaatcaaaacaaaaacatacataataacaatagtaatattaaCAATCATATAGAATCTTTCAATTTAATGTATGATAATTCTAAAATGATTCCAGGAGGAACCTTAAAAATGtccattaatatattttctggaTAAAGACGTTGTctaatatcatttaaaaatggACAGTCTAatgttttacactttttaatgttttaaaattcttACACAAACCAGTTTTGAattggtcacttgagtgaccaATTCAACATTTTGTACATACTTTCAAAATGATAATTAACTACTTGATTT is a window from the Ctenopharyngodon idella isolate HZGC_01 chromosome 15, HZGC01, whole genome shotgun sequence genome containing:
- the lypc gene encoding sperm acrosome membrane-associated protein 4-like translates to MSQLFRYILFFCLLPSVVPLFCYTCVFPSISPLDCLKFPTRCPPGQLCLSSKAVGERGDFKIILYEKSCVIPALCGITGEKYAMGLNFTFTNDCCDTLLCNGISTSSAYIWSSTLLSLLLALLYSQ